The genomic segment CGCTGCGGCGCATGACGGCGGTTTCAGTCAGTTCGAATTCCAGCCACTGCGCCTCTACACCACGCTCGGCGATCAGGCGGCTGAGCGTCGACAACAACTGGCTGTCCTGAAACTGGCGGAACGACAGGTTGATCGCCATGTGCAACGCCGGCAAACCCCGTTCACGCAGCGCCTGCATGTCGCGCAGGGCCCGGGAAATCACCCAGTAACCCAGCGGCACGATCAGCCCGCTCTGCTCGGCCAGCGGCACAAACTCGCTCGGTGCCAGCAAGCCGCGCTCGGCATGACGCCAGCGCACCAGCGCTTCAAGGCCGACGATCTGGCCGTCGTCCATGTTCAGCCGTGGCTGGTAATGCAGCTCCAGTTCATCGCGGCGCAAGGCCCGGCGCAGTTCGCTTTCCAGATCCGCCATGCTGCGGGCGTTGCGGTTGATGCGTTCGTTGAAGATATGAAAGGTGCAGCCCTGAGTGCTTTTGGCTTGCTGCATGGCGATGTGCGCGTGCCACATCAGCGGGTCGGCACCGGCCTGGGCCCGGGCGTGGGCGATGCCCAGGCTGGAGCCGATCAACAGGCTTTCGCCATCGACCCAATACGGTTCGGAAAGGGCTTCGGTAATACGTTCGGCCATCCATTCGGCGCGTTGTGGCGCGCGACGGGTGTCGATCAGCAGGGCAAATTCATCGCTGCCCAGCCGTGCCAGCTGATCGCCGGCTTCGAGCTGGCTTTTCAGCCGGGCGACAACTTGCAGGATCAAACGGTCGCCGGCCTGATGGCCGAGGGCATCGTTGGCGTGTCGAAAGTTGTCGAGATCGAGGTGCCCGAGGGCCAGGCCGCGACCGTCGTTGTCCGCCAGACGCGCCGCCAGCAGGGTCTGGAAGCCCTGGCGGTTGGCAATGCCGGTCAGCGGATCTTGCTCGGCCAGGCGTTGCAAAGTGTTTTCCAGCACGCCGCGCTCGCGCACATGGCGCAGGCAGCGCCGCAACATGCCGCTGTCCAGCGCATCACGCACCAGCCAGTCGCTGACGCCGTCGGGCGGCAACGGCGGTTCGTGTTCGAGCAGCAACACCGTCGGCAGGCTGCAACGGCCTGGCATCGGCTGGAGTGCCGGGATCGTCAACAACACCGCACTGCGGTTGTCATCGAACAGACTGCTGACCGACTCCCAACTCGGCGCGCTGATCAGCACTGCCGAGCTCCCCATCGGAGCCAGACACTCGCGCAACAACGCTGTCCACGCTGGCTCTTCGGCCAGTAGCAGCAAACGCAAGGGTTCGACAGGCGTAGACAAGCTAGCTCCCTAGACTCTGCAATGATGTAGGCGGCGGGCATTATGCCGCGCAGCCAACCAATGACCAAATGACATCGGTTATCAAGCGCGGCTTTGTATCTGGAATAACAAACATTAGACGCAATTTCGCCGCACATCCTGCGTGAAAGTAGCAAAACCGGCAAATAGAGATAGCGTGTTGCGTCACAAGTCGGACAAAGCAGCACAATTCGCTGAGCCTGTTAAAATGCCGGCCCATTTCGTCAATGACTCCCTGATTCCGTATGTCCCGACTCAATCCCCGGCAGCAAGAAGCCGTGAGCTACGTCGGCGGCCCTCTTTTGGTGCTCGCCGGTGCAGGCTCCGGCAAGACCAGCGTGATCACGCGCAAAATCGCGCACCTGATCCAGAACTGCGGCATCCGTGCCCAGTACATCGTCGCCATGACCTTCACCAACAAGGCCGCGCGCGAGATGAAGGAGCGGGTCGGCACGCTGCTCAAGGGTGGCGAGGGTCGCGGCCTGACGGTCTGCACCTTCCACAACCTGGGCCTGAACATCATCCGCAAGGAACACGTGCGGCTGGGCTACAAACCGGGCTTCTCGATTTTCGACGAGACCGACGTCAAAGCCCTGATGACCGACATCATGCAGAAGGAATACTCGGGCGACGACGGCGTCGACGAGATCAAGAACATGATCGGCGCCTGGAAAAACGACCTGATCCTGCCGCCCGAAGCCCTGGAAAACGCGCGCAACCCCAAGGAACAGACCGCCGCCATCGTCTACACCCACTACCAGCGCACGCTCAAGGCGTTCAACGCGGTGGACTTCGACGACCTGATCCTGCTGCCGGTCAAACTGTTCCAGGAACACGCCGACATCCTCGAAAAGTGGCAGAACAAAGTCCGCTACCTGCTGGTGGACGAATACCAG from the Pseudomonas sp. N3-W genome contains:
- a CDS encoding bifunctional diguanylate cyclase/phosphodiesterase; the protein is MSTPVEPLRLLLLAEEPAWTALLRECLAPMGSSAVLISAPSWESVSSLFDDNRSAVLLTIPALQPMPGRCSLPTVLLLEHEPPLPPDGVSDWLVRDALDSGMLRRCLRHVRERGVLENTLQRLAEQDPLTGIANRQGFQTLLAARLADNDGRGLALGHLDLDNFRHANDALGHQAGDRLILQVVARLKSQLEAGDQLARLGSDEFALLIDTRRAPQRAEWMAERITEALSEPYWVDGESLLIGSSLGIAHARAQAGADPLMWHAHIAMQQAKSTQGCTFHIFNERINRNARSMADLESELRRALRRDELELHYQPRLNMDDGQIVGLEALVRWRHAERGLLAPSEFVPLAEQSGLIVPLGYWVISRALRDMQALRERGLPALHMAINLSFRQFQDSQLLSTLSRLIAERGVEAQWLEFELTETAVMRRSDLVKQTMDALGRLGVRFSLDDFGTGFSSFVHLNSLPITLLKVDKSFVGGMEEREENRKLVHAMINLAHNLNLEVVAEGVETVEQLDLLRGFGCDQVQGYLISKPLPLAELVEYLTFGSSQQPALEIVS